GTATTACTCTGGTTAGTAATGTAAATGTATGTTTTGTAGCAACTGGAAACTGGTCTGGCTGCGTCCTCTATTTCTTAAGATTAATGTATACTGTCTCTTAATTCGTAATTGTATATGCCAGACAGCCTCATTGTATTAAAGGTGCAGGGTAAGCTGTCAAAGCCATCAGTtggaaagagaaaaaatggCTACCTAGAAAATGGTGATTCCATTCATCCCTATTCTCAGATGGAGCAATATCCACATCTGAAGCAACCCTTTGGAGCATCATCCAGTGCAGTTACTTCTCAGGATAGCATCCATAAACATACACCAAACATGGATTCTGATTCATTAGGATGTGTACAGATGCGGACTCCCTTAACTCACCGAGATTATAATCATACTCCAAGTTACACTTCCCTGCTTCCAGCTTTGTCTGGATCAAGGTTTGAACATAATAAACAACTGTCTCCTTTAGAGAGTCCTCATGGGAAACCTTTGGAGGCTGCTAGCTTGGAAACAAATGATAAGAgggaaaaattatataattgttaTGATGCACGACTGTTAAGTAGGGGTATCAAAGGTGAAAATATGGCTAGTCACATGACATCGTTTCCAAGTCCAGGTTCAGGCCAGCGGGTAGGTCATCAGTTTGAGAATGAAAATGAAGGCCATAGTGAAGTTGGAGGAGTTAGCATTGGATTTTCACAAGAAATAGATTCTTCAAATGCTCCAGAAAGCCCATCCATGAGCTCAGctttggatgaaatctcacttGAAGCAACTAGCTTTCGGCAGCTCCAACAGGTCATGGATCAGGTATTTGAATATTTTCTGATGCTGAAGTTTGTTCCTGTGTTTTGCGATAGTGTCTCCTAGgcaatgaattaaaaattaacatgtCATGCATTTAACTTATGGTTTGTCATGATGAAAGATTTTATCATGTGGGTGTTAACATAGCATCCTAATTATGCTTAGCCATGTGGATGCTGGAAATATGGTGCTTATCctattttcaaatattatagTCTGAATTAAGTTGGTTGTTACTAAGGGTGGTCAGACGgaatatattgaaaaaaatggGAACAAAAGTATAAAAAGGGAAGAGGGAAAAGAGAATGTCCCATGTTGTGAAtgctaagaaaatcttatctatCTACCCTTGCTGAAAGTCTTCCGCTTCATTGATTATAAACTTATAATCAGTTCACTTGAATGCAGTTGGATATAAGAACTAAACTATGTATAAGGGACAGTCTGTACCGATTAGCTAAGAGTGCTGAACAAAGACATACGGATGCAAATGTGAATGGTCAACTTGGTGATGATATTGAAACCCGCAAAGCATTAATGATACAGGGTGCAGACAGGTATCACCTGCATTATTCATTCTTCATAATCAGATATGTATTTTCGTGGCACTAAACTTTCACTGCATACACATTCACATGTTGTTCACCAAGAGTAGTTCAGTTATCTGCTCATCCTTGCACTTACTTTGTACTGTAgagtagtttttattttattcatgagAATGCTATATtgatatgtaaaaaataaaacattgatGGATATGGGAACTGAAATAACATTAGGTAATGGGACAATATCATTTGTAACTAATATTGAGAATAAATTTTCAGATATAATAtcgttaaaaaatatttatagtcCATTCTAGATTTCTAGATCTTAGCTTCTAATATGTATGGAATATTGGTGTTTTgctgaaaatatttaaaactggTATAACGCCTTGCTCTATTCAGGTGTACTGGGTTCATGGATGTGGAAACTAACACGAATCCCATTGATCGGTCTATAGCACACTTGCTTTTTCATAGGCCCTCAGATGCATCAATGTTTCCCCGTAATGATACAACTCCTTTTAAATCGGGTTCCATGGTATGCTTTTATGAATGATTAAAATGCTTATCAAATGTTAAATGTTTGGCGCGGCCTTAGTCCTCATGTTGTGGTTTGAATAACAGATACATGGATCAGTGATCAATCCACCAGTAATGACTGAGAACCAGGTTTGCCAGGAAGGATCTTCGGGTGGAGTAGAAAAGAAGCCCTTAGCGATAACACCTAGTGAAAAGTGAAACTAGCATTGGCTATTTGGCCTTAGCCTGGTGTACAATGTTTTTCTTTCGAGTAAGTCATCGTATCGTGTACCATGTATTTATTTGAGGCTTACTCAGATCCCCTTGTTTCTTAActgttgattattttttttttttgtatctgaTATCATAAATACTGATGACTAATGTATAATTTTCCGATCAAGATTAGGTGGCAGATATGACAATGTAGATTGTAGAGAAATGCTACTTCCCCaactttttttttgggttagtttttttttttagaaaagtgGTTAAggatataattttattgaaaaagcaaTTTTGTTGCAAGTTGCTTCTCGATTACCAATTGGTAGTACGACTTTCATGAATAGTGATACGATCCATGATCTGCAGATCTGGAATATCATAGGCATATGGCACCCAAAATCTCTCCAGTCACCATGGCCTTCAACACTAAATTAATCGGAGATTAATCAATAAACTGATTAGTCTAGTTTAAATCGACCTACGTTTAGATATACGGGGTTGAGCTCTATCCAACCGCCACAACACTTAGATCCTTCATCTGCGTTGAGCATCATAGTTCAATAAAATCCGGATGGATCTTTCAAATTGGTCCTTGTTTTAGATATGATAAGAATGATGAAAGATTGTTCAACatttgagaaaaaaaagcagaaaaaaaaaacaaatgataCCAATAAATACAAACCATCACACCAATACAATCTCCAATGTTTGAATCTTACTCTTTGTTATCCTTAACATGACAAGAACTATCTACAACCACAACCCAAACCTTAGTTTGATGCTCCAATCAAGCTGAACAACGGCTTTACCATGAAAAGAAAGTTAGTTTCTAGGACTATTATTCCTTGTTCAAGGCTATTGCCCTCTGATtcttataattatatatgattttaattaaggtatattttatttaataatttgtattttatatcatatgaatatttattttaagtcATCACAATATTTCATCTTTAACTTcgtacataataataaaaaatggatGTATATgtaaaatttcttaattttggtttgttaaaattaaatattcttAGGAAAATTTGATTGCAATCAAAACATGATATAATAAcattaatgaaattaaaatctctTAATAACAATATTAAATTGTTCCATTTTCTCTTCCTTAAATATACACTATATTGATCATTTTTATTGGAAACTTTATCATATAACAATGAATTTGTTCCATTTTCTCTTCctacctcttcttcttcttgtctcTCTTTTCTGTTATATCAGTGTTTCTTTGGCGCAAAATTGTAACAGTCAAATTTCACATACTATTATAGTTGATCAATCTGGGAAGTCAAAATTTAAAACCGTTCAATCTGCAATTGATTCAATACCTGAAAATAACAACCAATGGATAAAAATTCACATCAATGCTGGAACCTACAAGTATGTTACTTTTATTcaattgtttttattctttttcagtttattgttattattataatgaattaaTTTGTTATGGTTTGTGTTTTGTGTAGAGAGAAGGTTCATATTCCGTGTCAGAAGCCATGCATTTTTCTGGAAGGGGAAGGCATAGATGTTACTACTATTACATACAATGATCACCAATCAACTGATCAAAGTGCcacattctcttcttctccagACAATGTCGTTGCAAGTAAGATTACATTTAAGGTGAGATAAACCATTTTTTTTATAGGTCGATACAAAGAAATAATATGAAtggttatatttttaatatatcctTAAAATAGACTCTCTTTTtggtttgttttatttttttgctttgctttttcttttttattcgttTTATGTTATTCTTCTTAAGTTCactaaaaatcaaattctaaaatttttgaaaatagaattcTAATATTACGTAATGAAActacatttttcaaaaattcaagttcattataaaatttatatttgtttagtcctaacaaattataaaataattaatttcctATGCTTCTTGTTAATTTGCAGAACTCGTTCGATGTGGGGAAAATGTTGAGtttgaaagaaataaaggatGGAAATTATGCCGTGCCAGCATTATCAGCAAGAATATATGGAGATAAATCTGGGTTTTATGATTGTAGGTTTGTGGGATATCAAGATACATTATGGGATGTGGAAGGTCGtcattatttcaaaaattgcatTATCGAAGGTGCTGTAGATTTTATATTTGGTAGTGGTCAGTCTTATTTCGaggtatttatatatattattattattacatacgccatgatcaatttttttatttttattattaataataataatactactaataataataatagtgaaAAATTCTTGATCATATCAATATTTTTGCATTGGATGTTTCATATGTGTCAAAATTTTGTGCATGTTATATATGTTTCTTAGTTTTACTATCTtcagttaaaaaattataagactACATGTTTGTTAACATTATTTTTAAGAATATCAAATAAAAGTAAGCTAAGAGGACAATGTGATCAAGAAGTGATTTAATGTTAATTAATGTCATTATGTAATATAGGATGATTGAAAATTCATACTATTACCATCAAGAGAGGAGAGCTATTACCACATTTATTATATTGATTTGTTtgtctattattattattattattattattattagagaaaatttaaaacaaagataaaaaataaataatgtaaaatttcAATTAcgaataaagaaaaattttaaatatacttattaaattaaaaaattaacatagaAAATCAAATCATACTAAGATCAATATTTGATCTTTCTATTTTATACGTAAACTTTCATAAAGGAAATAATTATATGGAATAATATATTgccataaataaaaattatttatttaaatttaaggattacatatataacttttttatataattattagctttagtgattcttttgatagaattattagttttaatttagtcataaattattatgactgattttttgttattgatgtaaaatgtataatttaaattaaaggtGATGGGAATTTTGATTTGACTTAGGATTGTGTGATCAATGCAACATCCCCAGGCTTCATAACAGCCCAAAGGCGTGAATCAGATCATGACTCAAGTGGTTTTGTGTTTAAAGGGGGTTCCACACATCATCTATTATAACTTGTAATCCAAATTTCTAACAAATCCATTTCTATTTCAAACACACtgatttattttcattcgaTTCATTTTAAGTCAAATTAAATCTattgcaaaaatattttgttccaCAATGTccattttcaaattaaaataaaatgtcaaATTTATCCTTAAACATGTTTTGAGTGGTTATTTTAGAAATCAACTTAAATTGGTTAAATagttagaaatttaaatttcgtTTTGTCTATACAGCAATTCATTATCCAATAACACTTTTAAATAgagtttaaatttataaaaaattagtttttgatttactaaaaaataccataaaaaaatatacataatttcttttaacgatttaataaatttgttaagaaaatttgtacgcttttttcTTTAATAGAGCTTGCATTGTGATTAACCAACTTGTGAGCAAATACTCAGGAATAAATTCACGTATGCCGAAGTTAACTGTAAGGGAGCAGGGGCAAATTTGTCCAAGCGTGTCCCTTGGGAGAAGAAATTGGGTGCTACACAGCTAAACCAATTTTCAAGATCATCCTTCGTAGACCATGATAATTGGATTTTACAGCAGCAAGCTTCTTTGACCATAGCTGAAAGATGACGCACTCAAACACTTTGATAAACCATTTTTCATAAGGATGTCAAAGTAAAATATGTCTCTCCCTATATTTATGTAACACGTAGCAAAATTAACAAACGAATAATAGCCATCATCGTcacttttttagtttcttggctcacctttttcttatttttgtttttccttaaaCGGTAACAAGTGATAACTTTGAATCAGCTAACATATTAATTGAGAGACTAATTATAATgttcaataataaataatgagTAATGCTAGAAAGCCAATGGCCTAAACgtacaatatgtacaatgggctaaatctttggtttatgaataaaatgaacatcacttatactatccagaataaccatccgaataccagggataataaacatcttcgaactcttgaccttttgGATCTggaactctaataccatgtcctgaaaccactcatcccaaaaacatAACCTGATaggacaatgtaacactaataatcatatctctaatattttCTAAACCTTCATTACGCTTAGATCATTGACTCCCTGTACTTTCTCATAAATAATATACTCCTTTGTACAAAAAAAGGTATAATCAAGTTAGactcttaaaaataataaaataatcaagaTGCTATGTTCTAAATCGAAACTAGCTAAATAAGATAAAGgcaactttttttttaagaaaaattttaaattgtttgttTTCTTAAGTAGTGCACGTATAAGTTATtgataaacttaaaaatttaggGATTAAATATCtgtaaaaccacaaaataaactCTGCATACAGATACAAAAGGAAAAGCTATAttcttttcatataata
The genomic region above belongs to Arachis duranensis cultivar V14167 chromosome 3, aradu.V14167.gnm2.J7QH, whole genome shotgun sequence and contains:
- the LOC107481764 gene encoding protein LNK1 isoform X1; amino-acid sequence: MSNFSMYELQGNVWDEFCEADDRVVPNAGDDHKVQFALQAESCKKSLQELHSIKRSTGVVSSYDPQGQEELLPNLSLKERMLEKGSWSQKPEGFFSSCDGDLCKELKTPTSDNTRMSDHLKSSNADSSSVDDAILRDKFIVEDDGLSQYPINDISQTDNDLSFLDNDVWLDIGNFEDVDRALNCDLTFGMGSLNNEEEEFCWLSSSHGAEGSDDALKSDFKFASSEESPLKSMSDYNMAPKENIEGLPTNDPNKKASPIDKKLMSQMNIDHDAGPPPLSAFGESNRKSTNTDNLVPSEKVQGKLSKPSVGKRKNGYLENGDSIHPYSQMEQYPHLKQPFGASSSAVTSQDSIHKHTPNMDSDSLGCVQMRTPLTHRDYNHTPSYTSLLPALSGSRFEHNKQLSPLESPHGKPLEAASLETNDKREKLYNCYDARLLSRGIKGENMASHMTSFPSPGSGQRVGHQFENENEGHSEVGGVSIGFSQEIDSSNAPESPSMSSALDEISLEATSFRQLQQVMDQLDIRTKLCIRDSLYRLAKSAEQRHTDANVNGQLGDDIETRKALMIQGADRCTGFMDVETNTNPIDRSIAHLLFHRPSDASMFPRNDTTPFKSGSMIHGSVINPPVMTENQVCQEGSSGGVEKKPLAITPSEK
- the LOC107481764 gene encoding protein LNK1 isoform X3 — protein: MLEKGSWSQKPEGFFSSCDGDLCKELKTPTSDNTRMSDHLKSSNADSSSVDDAILRDKFIVEDDGLSQYPINDISQTDNDLSFLDNDVWLDIGNFEDVDRALNCDLTFGMGSLNNEEEEFCWLSSSHGAEGSDDALKSDFKFASSEESPLKSMSDYNMAPKENIEGLPTNDPNKKASPIDKKLMSQMNIDHDAGPPPLSAFGESNRKSTNTDNLVPSEKVQGKLSKPSVGKRKNGYLENGDSIHPYSQMEQYPHLKQPFGASSSAVTSQDSIHKHTPNMDSDSLGCVQMRTPLTHRDYNHTPSYTSLLPALSGSRFEHNKQLSPLESPHGKPLEAASLETNDKREKLYNCYDARLLSRGIKGENMASHMTSFPSPGSGQRVGHQFENENEGHSEVGGVSIGFSQEIDSSNAPESPSMSSALDEISLEATSFRQLQQVMDQLDIRTKLCIRDSLYRLAKSAEQRHTDANVNGQLGDDIETRKALMIQGADRCTGFMDVETNTNPIDRSIAHLLFHRPSDASMFPRNDTTPFKSGSMIHGSVINPPVMTENQVCQEGSSGGVEKKPLAITPSEK
- the LOC107481764 gene encoding protein LNK1 isoform X2; translated protein: MSNFSMYELQGNVWDEFCEADDRVVPNAGDDHKVQFALQAESCKKSLQELHSIKRSTGVVSSYDPQGQEELLPNLSLKERMLEKGSWSQKPEGFFSSCDGDLCKELKTPTSDNTRMSDHLKSSNADSSSVDDAILRDKFIVEDDGLSQYPINDISQTDNDLSFLDNDVWLDIGNFEDVDRALNCDLTFGMGSLNNEEEEFCWLSSSHGAEGSDDALKSDFKFASSEESPLKSMSDYNMAPKENIEGLPTNDPNKKASPIDKKLMSQMNIDHDAGPPPLSAFGESNRKSTNTDNLVPSEKGKLSKPSVGKRKNGYLENGDSIHPYSQMEQYPHLKQPFGASSSAVTSQDSIHKHTPNMDSDSLGCVQMRTPLTHRDYNHTPSYTSLLPALSGSRFEHNKQLSPLESPHGKPLEAASLETNDKREKLYNCYDARLLSRGIKGENMASHMTSFPSPGSGQRVGHQFENENEGHSEVGGVSIGFSQEIDSSNAPESPSMSSALDEISLEATSFRQLQQVMDQLDIRTKLCIRDSLYRLAKSAEQRHTDANVNGQLGDDIETRKALMIQGADRCTGFMDVETNTNPIDRSIAHLLFHRPSDASMFPRNDTTPFKSGSMIHGSVINPPVMTENQVCQEGSSGGVEKKPLAITPSEK